One segment of Nitrospinota bacterium DNA contains the following:
- the fliN gene encoding flagellar motor switch protein FliN: MSEKEVKENSKKTEAKVNQPEQEEKQNEPNKPEAEAKEEGDINWEDDKEDIPEDSGLKDLTQEKDKEGLSHLEKKGTGNEKRNLDFILDIPLQITVELGRTKMLINELLQLGQGSIVELNKLAGEPMEVYVNDKLVARGEVVVVNEKFAIRLTDIVSLMERVENLK, translated from the coding sequence ATGAGCGAAAAAGAAGTAAAAGAGAATTCTAAAAAGACAGAAGCTAAGGTCAACCAGCCAGAGCAGGAAGAGAAACAGAATGAGCCTAATAAGCCTGAAGCAGAAGCGAAAGAAGAAGGTGATATAAACTGGGAGGATGACAAGGAAGATATTCCAGAAGATTCAGGGCTTAAAGACTTAACCCAAGAGAAGGATAAAGAAGGCCTTTCTCATCTGGAAAAGAAAGGAACAGGAAATGAGAAGAGAAACCTCGATTTTATACTCGATATTCCATTACAGATTACTGTTGAATTGGGACGGACAAAAATGTTGATCAATGAGCTCTTGCAATTGGGCCAAGGTTCAATCGTAGAGTTAAATAAATTAGCAGGTGAGCCCATGGAAGTCTATGTTAATGACAAGTTAGTGGCCAGAGGAGAGGTAGTGGTAGTTAATGAGAAGTTTGCCATTCGCCTGACAGATATAGTCAGCCTCATGGAAAGGGTTGAAAATCTTAAATAG